A window of Sediminispirochaeta bajacaliforniensis DSM 16054 contains these coding sequences:
- a CDS encoding Crp/Fnr family transcriptional regulator, translated as MTADIKAFLFEKLGKYADIPDEEMDMIITKLRSKCIDKHDFFLRAGDSTSSLAFIYSGFFRVYCIDSSGNEKTLSFRRTGQFLSGYSPFLEKKEIWYSIQALEDSEVLYTSASFDDYRRAEKGHPCWNELIKNYVTKLFIEKEQRERSLLLDDATTRYLRFLQDYPGYEERIPQYHIASYLGITAVSLSRIRATIKKSGPPRT; from the coding sequence ATGACTGCAGATATAAAGGCCTTTCTCTTTGAAAAATTGGGGAAATATGCAGATATCCCTGATGAAGAGATGGATATGATTATAACGAAGCTGCGGTCGAAGTGTATTGATAAACATGATTTTTTCCTGCGGGCAGGGGACAGTACAAGTAGCCTCGCATTCATCTACTCAGGTTTTTTCAGAGTCTACTGTATCGATAGTTCGGGAAATGAAAAGACCTTGTCGTTTCGAAGAACAGGTCAGTTTCTTTCCGGATATTCTCCATTTCTTGAAAAGAAAGAAATTTGGTATTCCATCCAGGCGCTGGAGGATTCCGAAGTCTTGTATACAAGTGCAAGTTTCGATGATTATCGGAGGGCCGAAAAGGGCCACCCCTGCTGGAATGAATTGATAAAGAATTATGTTACGAAATTGTTTATAGAAAAAGAGCAGCGGGAGCGATCTTTGCTGCTCGATGATGCGACAACACGGTACCTCCGCTTCCTCCAGGATTATCCCGGTTATGAAGAAAGGATTCCCCAATACCATATAGCCTCATATTTGGGGATAACTGCGGTTTCACTGAGCAGGATACGGGCGACAATAAAGAAATCTGGGCCCCCCCGCACTTGA
- a CDS encoding acyltransferase family protein: MIEQKQILRKGTQREYFLDWIKVSVVLLLVPYHTAVSFSHIGHAYIYIEPKIDSWFYILMSDFLNLWFMRILFFISGISVYLGLRKRTPKEFIVERFKRLILPIVFLVLTIGPLSGYVLATTRYGFTGSFFAFYPQFFLKLHQYLFWAQLWYCGYLFVFSLIGLPICVFLKERLGIVAKINGFLAGKYSILLPGVVIVIFEMSLRPFFPGYQSLIGDWANEAVYFSLFIFGYIMGQSKDIFRVMARHSKLYGTIGAISSLVYLYVKRFCSFIPEGYGKEVLVAMLWGIAAYALILFILGFAKTHFYKNSPLLAYLSKSSFALYVFHYAIITFINFFLLKSNMNHYLVWGLSTISTYLVFTLLFECVLKRNSFFCYICSIRK; encoded by the coding sequence ATGATCGAACAGAAACAGATCCTAAGAAAAGGCACGCAACGAGAATATTTCCTGGATTGGATCAAAGTGAGTGTCGTTTTGTTATTGGTGCCATACCATACGGCGGTAAGCTTTTCCCACATCGGGCATGCCTATATCTATATCGAACCTAAGATAGACTCGTGGTTCTATATCCTGATGTCCGATTTCCTCAACCTTTGGTTTATGAGAATACTTTTTTTCATTTCCGGAATCTCGGTATATCTGGGGCTAAGAAAGAGAACTCCGAAGGAGTTTATTGTCGAACGGTTCAAGCGGCTGATTTTACCGATTGTTTTTCTGGTTTTGACCATCGGCCCTCTTTCCGGGTATGTCCTTGCCACCACCAGGTACGGGTTTACCGGTTCTTTCTTTGCGTTTTATCCCCAATTTTTTCTGAAATTGCACCAGTATCTTTTTTGGGCACAACTCTGGTATTGCGGCTACCTTTTTGTTTTCTCACTTATCGGCCTTCCGATCTGTGTCTTTCTGAAGGAGAGGTTAGGCATAGTTGCAAAGATCAACGGATTTCTTGCAGGAAAATACAGTATTTTACTTCCGGGAGTCGTGATTGTCATATTCGAGATGAGCCTGCGACCCTTTTTCCCCGGTTATCAATCGCTTATTGGTGATTGGGCCAACGAGGCAGTGTATTTTTCTCTTTTTATTTTTGGCTACATCATGGGACAGTCGAAGGATATTTTTAGGGTTATGGCCCGGCATAGCAAACTGTACGGAACCATAGGAGCGATATCAAGCCTTGTATATCTCTACGTAAAGCGATTTTGTTCTTTTATTCCCGAGGGCTACGGCAAAGAGGTGCTTGTTGCTATGTTGTGGGGAATAGCCGCTTATGCATTAATTCTTTTTATTCTGGGATTCGCCAAAACCCATTTCTACAAGAATAGCCCCCTTTTAGCATATCTTTCCAAAAGTTCTTTCGCCTTGTATGTGTTTCACTATGCTATTATTACGTTTATCAACTTCTTTCTGTTAAAGAGCAACATGAATCACTACCTTGTGTGGGGGTTGTCAACGATCAGTACCTATCTTGTGTTTACGCTTCTTTTTGAGTGTGTTCTTAAGCGAAATAGCTTTTTTTGTTATATTTGTTCCATACGAAAATAG
- a CDS encoding HAD family hydrolase, translating to MSRKPEPTADNHISGISLQWIETYLGLHLQEGIALFDIDGTVMDTIPRNYQILKEAVSIIPCLRPIVDTIGPEACGWNVFTPLSGRIQLTDAESRALRRFWRQRFFTDSYLAYDRPYAGVREFLQAIRKQGLTIVYLTGRDKENMSAGTIASFQAHNIPVDEHTRFLFKPDAAIPDLSFKQDACRRLAENEHIVFAVENEPANANMMVEYFPGALVMLVETITSPNPAEPDPSIIRFSSYQ from the coding sequence TTGAGCCGGAAGCCTGAACCCACAGCAGACAACCATATTTCGGGAATAAGCCTTCAATGGATTGAGACGTATCTGGGCCTGCATCTGCAGGAAGGTATTGCCCTCTTTGATATCGATGGCACGGTGATGGATACCATCCCCCGCAATTACCAAATTCTTAAGGAGGCAGTCTCGATTATTCCCTGCTTACGGCCGATAGTTGATACGATCGGGCCGGAGGCGTGCGGCTGGAATGTCTTTACCCCCCTTTCCGGTCGCATCCAGCTTACCGACGCGGAATCCCGGGCGCTCCGTCGATTCTGGCGGCAGCGTTTTTTTACCGATTCCTACCTTGCCTATGATAGGCCCTATGCCGGTGTGAGGGAATTTTTGCAGGCGATTAGGAAACAGGGCCTGACAATCGTCTATCTTACCGGCAGGGACAAGGAGAATATGAGTGCCGGGACCATCGCTTCGTTTCAGGCCCACAATATCCCCGTCGATGAACATACCCGCTTTCTTTTTAAGCCGGATGCAGCCATACCCGATCTCTCTTTCAAACAGGATGCCTGTCGCCGTCTTGCCGAAAACGAGCACATAGTTTTTGCTGTTGAAAACGAACCGGCCAATGCCAACATGATGGTGGAATACTTCCCCGGTGCGTTGGTGATGTTGGTCGAGACCATTACCAGCCCAAATCCGGCAGAGCCCGATCCCTCTATTATCCGGTTTTCCTCTTACCAGTGA
- a CDS encoding carbohydrate ABC transporter permease, with the protein MSDIHAVSSGSKKQPRVSARVLRWIAAALGLCLALLWSMPLIWSLIASLRPASEPFARGQIWFGSALSLGNYLRAFSLAPFALYFRNTLILVVMVLAVQLVTSSLAAFAFSFYRFRGERILFTLILTQMMIPTVALLVPNFQTIRVLGLYDHIAAMAVPFWGSAFGVFLLRQSFLGIPRDYGDAALVDGCSWYRILWHIYLPMATPAVIAFSISSINWHWNSLLWPLIITRSDASRPLTVGLARFTQLGEIGAQWGLMSAATLIVALPLVVLFLIFQKRFMEGYMSSGLK; encoded by the coding sequence ATGTCTGATATCCATGCTGTTAGTTCCGGCTCGAAAAAACAGCCCCGGGTTAGCGCACGTGTACTGCGTTGGATTGCGGCCGCCCTTGGCCTCTGCCTTGCCCTTCTGTGGTCCATGCCCCTCATCTGGTCGCTGATTGCAAGCCTTCGGCCTGCTTCCGAGCCATTTGCCCGTGGACAGATTTGGTTTGGTTCGGCTTTGAGCCTTGGAAACTACCTGCGGGCCTTTTCTCTGGCTCCCTTTGCCCTCTATTTCCGTAATACCCTGATACTGGTTGTCATGGTCCTTGCTGTCCAGTTGGTAACCAGCAGCCTGGCTGCCTTTGCCTTTTCCTTTTATCGCTTTCGTGGTGAGCGCATCTTATTCACCCTCATCCTTACGCAGATGATGATTCCCACCGTTGCGCTGCTGGTACCGAATTTCCAGACCATCCGGGTCCTCGGCCTGTATGACCACATCGCGGCAATGGCTGTCCCCTTTTGGGGAAGCGCCTTTGGTGTCTTTCTCCTGCGTCAAAGCTTTCTTGGTATTCCCAGAGACTATGGCGACGCCGCGCTGGTCGACGGTTGCAGCTGGTACCGTATCCTTTGGCACATCTACCTGCCCATGGCCACTCCTGCGGTGATAGCCTTTTCGATATCTTCGATAAACTGGCACTGGAACAGTCTGCTTTGGCCCCTTATCATCACTCGCAGTGATGCCTCCCGGCCGCTGACGGTGGGGCTTGCCCGTTTTACGCAGCTCGGAGAGATCGGAGCTCAGTGGGGATTGATGTCTGCGGCGACACTGATTGTGGCTTTGCCCCTTGTCGTTCTTTTCCTTATCTTCCAAAAGCGATTTATGGAAGGCTATATGAGTTCGGGGTTGAAATGA
- a CDS encoding carbohydrate ABC transporter permease, whose product MIRKSHPLLPYLLILPTLVFVLIFTVYPSISSIVGSLYQHRLNIPKYRDPQFFGLGNYRDLFESQQFRLIMSNTVRYVVVLVPAMVVASLFLALWLRKKRFARLRVAIFHPTILPMVSAATIWLFFFTPDYGLFNSFLRLFGYSGPENWIGNPDMALWAMVIVAFWKDTGFYMIFYLAGVQNLPKDVYEALEIEGAGPVITFFRFTLPLLRRTTLFVTTVAVIGAFRTVDHVFVMTQGGPSERSSLLLYHLWQVRFESLNVGQASAITVILILVLLMFTIANFIFSEGRSKDV is encoded by the coding sequence ATGATTCGAAAATCACACCCCCTCCTTCCCTATCTTTTGATTCTGCCTACGCTGGTTTTTGTTCTCATCTTCACCGTTTATCCCAGTATCTCAAGTATCGTCGGCAGCTTGTATCAGCATCGTCTCAACATTCCAAAGTATCGGGATCCTCAGTTCTTCGGCTTGGGAAATTACCGGGATCTCTTTGAAAGCCAGCAGTTTCGGCTCATCATGTCCAATACGGTGCGTTACGTGGTGGTTCTTGTTCCCGCCATGGTTGTGGCCTCGCTTTTTCTCGCCCTCTGGTTGCGAAAAAAGCGTTTTGCCAGGCTCAGGGTTGCGATTTTTCATCCCACCATCCTTCCCATGGTATCTGCCGCAACGATCTGGCTTTTCTTTTTTACCCCCGACTATGGTCTCTTTAACTCGTTTCTTCGCCTTTTCGGCTATTCGGGGCCGGAAAACTGGATTGGAAACCCCGACATGGCCCTGTGGGCGATGGTTATCGTTGCGTTCTGGAAGGATACGGGATTTTATATGATTTTTTATCTTGCCGGGGTACAAAATCTCCCGAAGGATGTCTATGAAGCCCTGGAAATCGAAGGGGCGGGGCCTGTGATCACCTTTTTCCGCTTTACCCTGCCGCTGCTGCGAAGGACCACCCTTTTTGTCACTACCGTGGCCGTTATCGGTGCCTTTCGAACCGTGGACCATGTCTTCGTGATGACCCAGGGAGGCCCCAGCGAGCGGAGTTCCCTTTTGCTCTACCACCTTTGGCAGGTACGCTTTGAGAGCCTGAATGTGGGACAGGCTTCGGCCATTACGGTGATTCTGATCCTCGTTCTTTTGATGTTCACCATTGCGAATTTCATCTTCAGCGAAGGGAGGTCGAAGGATGTCTGA